A part of Setaria viridis chromosome 8, Setaria_viridis_v4.0, whole genome shotgun sequence genomic DNA contains:
- the LOC117834237 gene encoding uncharacterized protein produces MDDARVEFPSDDEDGGGDGDDARFSFATAVGDGDRLLEEQSELDLDGEEEEDTSRYDYGTWMAAEPMSIQERRRRLLQGMGLTSSRDLLRSRNARAARLPPDIPRSAPRRPHLPPSAAADDAPSTASPAPTAVGPPRQPSGSALSRSRSDSRLAVRGGGARKPPPSLRRVCSLPHSLHSPSVSRALRAAARRPLPLAASSKDEGIGDAGDKSGGVPTKGQDSGKEFTANGKLNGAAQRSVPLSMDEFERFVGSTPFVKQFIRRSRSQPVPAGAANKGGEKPVAEKKRTRWLKNIKLVASAAGLSRNEKDKDGDQGGGRSARTMPPAAAAMSKSASVHAAVSMSPATTGPERLKVHHYGKSSKELTGLYMRQEVRAHEGSIWSIKFSPDGRFLASGGEDHVVRVWEVVDVHADASTDPTSARELSAASLPLHPPPQASTDAGGRPAAAPGLAAQLSRRMRRGRSGKDVLLEHVVVPESAFALAERPACAFEGHQDDVLDLSWSKSQQLLSSSMDKTVRLWDMDTKTCLKMFPHNDYVTCVQFNPVDDGYFISGSLDCKVRIWSVPDRQVVDWSDVSDMVTAACYTPDGQAAIIGSHKGCCRFYKTTDCKLNQEAQIDMSISKKRRSQAKKITGFQFAPGNPSEILVTSADSQIRVFNGITVLQKFKGFKNTSSQISASYTADGRYVVCASEDSNVYVWRRVPVGSGGGGGGGGGGGAGGGIGVRAKTWLTSRSYEYFFCRDVSVAVPWPGSPSFRCDAQEPPSSRSGGTPKKQSSAQGAGDDDDAGGVSDVQPRRHKSGPMGYPGGQQLQPELSRRQSSARWHGGAEGGNAWGMVVVTASRGGEIRVYQNFGLPLGNLFH; encoded by the exons ATGGACGACGCAAGGGTCGAGTTTCcctccgacgacgaggacggcggcggcgacggtgacgaCGCCCGCTTCTCCTTCGCCACCGCCGTTGGCGACGGTGACCGCCTCCTCGAGGAGCAGTCTGAGCTGGACCTGgacggggaggaagaggaggacacGTCCAGGTATGACTACGGCACGTGGATGGCGGCCGAGCCCATGTCCATccaggagcgccgccgccggctgctccaGGGGATGGGGCTCACCAGCAGCAGGGACCTCCTCCGCAGCCGCAACgcgagggcggcgcggctccCGCCGGACATCCCCCgctccgcgccgcggcggccgcaccTGCCACCTTCCGCAGCCGCGGACGACGCGCCGAGCACGGCGAGCCCTGCGCCGACGGCGGTGGGCCCTCCACGCCAACCCAGCGGCTCTGCCCTTTCCCGGTCCCGGTCCGACAGCCGCCTCGCcgtccgtggcggcggcgcgaggaagCCGCCGCCATCGCTCCGCCGCGTGTGCTCGCTGCCGCACTCCCTGCACTCCCCGTCTGTGAGCAGGGCTCtccgtgccgccgcccggcgtcCATTGCCATTAGCGGCGTCGTCGAAGGACGAAGGGATCGGCGATGCCGGTGACAAGAGCGGCGGCGTCCCGACCAAGGGCCAGGACAGCGGCAAGGAGTTCACGGCAAACGGCAAGCTCAACGGCGCCGCCCAGCGCAGTGTTCCGCTGAGCATGGACGAGTTCGAGCGGTTCGTCGGCTCCACGCCGTTCGTGAAGCAGTTCatccgccggagccggagccagcctgtgccggccggggcggccaaCAAGGGCGGCGAGAAGCCGGTGGCCGAGAAGAAGAGAACGCGCTGGCTCAAGAACATCAAGCTCGTCGCCTCAGCCGCCGGGCTCAGCAGGAACGAGAAGGACAAGGACGGTGACCAGGGCGGTGGCAGGTCGGCGAGGACGatgccaccggcggcggcggccatgtccAAGTCGGCGTCGGTCCACGCCGCCgtgtcgatgtcgccggcgACCACGGGGCCCGAGCGGCTCAAGGTGCACCACTACGGCAAGTCCAGCAAGGAGCTCACCGGGCTGTACATGCGGCAGGAGGTGCGCGCGCACGAGGGCTCGATTTGGAGCATCAAGTTCAGCCCCGACGGCCGGTTCCtcgccagcggcggcgaggaccaCGTCGTGCGCGTCTGGGAGGTCGTGGACGTGCACGCTGACGCCTCCACGGACCCCACGTCGGCGCGGGAGCTCTCGGCAGCGTCCCTGCCCCtgcacccgccgccgcaggcctccacggacgccggcggcaggccagcggcggcgccggggctggCGGCGCAGCTGTCGAGGAGGAtgcggagggggaggagcggCAAGGACGTGCTCCTGGAGCACGTCGTCGTGCCGGAGTCCGCGTTCGCGCTCGCCGAGCGGCCGGCGTGCGCCTTCGAGGGTCACCAAGACGACGTACTCGACCTCTCGTGGTCCAAGTCCCAG CAGCTGCTGTCGTCGTCCATGGACAAGACGGTGCGGCTCTGGGACATGGACACCAAGACGTGCCTCAAGATGTTCCCGCACAACGACTACG TTACGTGCGTCCAGTTCAACCCGGTGGACGACGGCTATTTCATCAGCGGCTCGCTGGACTGCAAGGTGCGCATCTGGAGCGTGCCGGACCGGCAGGTCGTCGACTGGAGCGACGTCAGCGACATGGTCACCGCGGCGTGCTACACCCCGGACGGTCAG GCTGCGATTATCGGGTCGCACAAGGGGTGCTGCCGATTCTACAAGACAACAG ATTGCAAGCTTAACCAGGAGGCACAAATCGACATGAGCATATCGAAGAAGCGCCGGTCGCAGGCCAAAAAGATCACTGGATTCCAG TTCGCGCCGGGGAACCCGTCGGAGATACTGGTGACTTCGGCGGACTCGCAGATCCGGGTGTTCAACGGCATCACCGTGCTCCAGAAGTTCAAAG GGTTCAAGAACACCAGCAGCCAGATCTCGGCGTCCTACACCGCCGACGGCCGCTACGTGGTGTGCGCCAGCGAGGACTCCAACGTCTACGTGTGGCGCCGCGTCCccgtcggcagcggcggcggcggcggaggaggaggcggcggcggcgcggggggcggcATCGGCGTCAGGGCCAAGACGTGGCTCACCAGCCGGTCCTACGAGTACTTCTTCTGCAGGGACGTGTCCGTGGCCGTGCCGTGGCCAGGGTCGCCGTCGTTCCGGTGCGACGCGCAGGAGCCGCCGTCCTCCCGGAGCGGCGGCACGCCCAAGAAGCAGAGCTCTGCGCaaggcgccggcgacgacgacgacgccggcggcgtcagCGACGTGCAGCCGCGGCGGCACAAGTCCGGGCCGATGGGGTACCCCGGggggcagcagctgcagccggaGCTGTCGCGCCGGCAGTCGTCGGCGCGGTggcacggcggcgcggagggcggcAACGCGTGGGGGATGGTGGTCGTGACGGCGAGCCGTGGCGGGGAGATCAGGGTGTACCAGAACTTCGGCCTGCCCCTCGGCAACCTCTTCCACTAG